From the genome of Thermomicrobiales bacterium, one region includes:
- a CDS encoding phospholipid carrier-dependent glycosyltransferase, with the protein MRNTRSDGARTVALLILVGVTLLYAAVARGVFLFGDDTLMFQVTESMVERRSFAVTSPTFDAVAADPTLDAAGFTASAMPGEDGRGYAKYGIGQSLVAIPAFVFATYPLPHLLALKIVVDQFGNQLTGTVIYGTSLINALLGGATVALLFLLAIELGYRQRTALALAGLLAVGTLLMHYAGTFLSEPLTALCLTAVVYGLQRAQRVAGTDRAIRWLLLSGFAAGLALATKLAIGVALVAPGLWLLWFALRWERSVGRATVRMCLAWGGPIALWLVGVGAYNAVRFGSPFDSGYGAEASAYTTPLLTGLEGLLLSPGRGLFWYNPPLLLALVGVVWFGRKHPALSLTILGMLAGTLLLYGQYYVWWGGGVWGPRFLVPLLPLLLLPAAELIERAWDRQVWRVALGAVAALGLFVSLLPLLVPFDRYVVEYAASADQLHAALWQVADSPIVVAVRDVLHFRVTLDIAAVRYADVRLTILTLVMGLAGLLVLLLAVRRVNRAESAAQRSRPAMPDMPEALR; encoded by the coding sequence TTGCGGAATACACGGTCGGACGGGGCGCGAACCGTCGCTCTGTTGATCCTGGTCGGCGTGACGCTGCTGTACGCAGCCGTGGCGCGCGGCGTCTTCCTGTTTGGCGACGACACGCTGATGTTCCAGGTCACTGAGAGCATGGTCGAGCGGCGCTCGTTCGCGGTCACCTCGCCGACGTTCGACGCCGTGGCTGCTGATCCGACGCTGGATGCAGCCGGCTTTACTGCATCGGCGATGCCCGGCGAAGATGGACGCGGCTATGCCAAGTACGGCATTGGCCAGTCGCTCGTCGCGATCCCGGCGTTCGTCTTTGCCACCTACCCGCTGCCGCACCTGCTGGCGCTGAAGATCGTTGTCGATCAGTTCGGCAACCAACTTACTGGCACGGTCATCTATGGCACCAGTCTGATCAATGCATTGCTCGGAGGGGCGACGGTCGCGTTGCTCTTCCTGCTGGCGATCGAGCTTGGCTACCGGCAGCGCACGGCGCTGGCGCTCGCCGGGCTGCTGGCGGTCGGGACGCTGCTGATGCACTACGCTGGCACGTTCCTTAGCGAGCCGCTGACGGCGCTCTGCCTGACAGCTGTCGTCTACGGGCTGCAGCGGGCGCAGCGTGTCGCCGGTACCGACCGGGCGATCCGCTGGCTGCTCCTCTCCGGTTTCGCAGCCGGATTGGCGTTGGCGACGAAGCTGGCCATCGGCGTCGCTCTGGTCGCGCCCGGCCTCTGGCTGCTCTGGTTCGCTCTGCGTTGGGAGCGCTCGGTCGGCAGGGCGACGGTGCGGATGTGCCTTGCCTGGGGCGGTCCGATCGCGCTCTGGCTGGTCGGCGTCGGTGCCTACAACGCCGTCAGATTCGGCAGCCCGTTTGATAGCGGCTACGGGGCTGAGGCCAGTGCCTACACGACGCCGCTGCTCACTGGCCTCGAAGGCTTGCTGTTGTCGCCCGGTCGCGGGCTGTTCTGGTACAACCCGCCGCTGCTGCTGGCGTTGGTCGGCGTGGTCTGGTTCGGACGCAAGCACCCGGCGCTGTCATTGACAATTCTCGGCATGCTGGCCGGGACGCTGCTGCTGTATGGCCAGTACTACGTCTGGTGGGGCGGTGGCGTCTGGGGGCCGCGCTTCCTCGTACCGCTGCTGCCGCTGCTGTTGCTGCCGGCGGCCGAATTGATTGAGCGTGCGTGGGATCGCCAGGTCTGGCGGGTCGCGCTGGGTGCTGTGGCGGCGCTCGGGCTGTTCGTGTCGCTCTTGCCGCTGCTCGTGCCGTTCGATCGCTACGTCGTGGAGTACGCCGCCTCAGCGGATCAGCTGCACGCCGCGCTCTGGCAGGTCGCCGATTCGCCGATTGTCGTCGCTGTGCGGGATGTGCTGCACTTCCGGGTGACGCTCGACATCGCCGCCGTGCGCTATGCGGATGTGCGTCTGACGATCCTGACGCTCGTGATGGGGCTGGCTGGGTTGCTTGTTCTCTTGCTGGCTGTCCGGCGGGTCAATCGGGCCGAATCCGCAGCTCAACGGTCTCGGCCAGCGATGCCAGATATGCCAGAAGCGTTGAGATAA
- a CDS encoding MMPL family transporter, giving the protein MANLFSTRGISQASARHPWRVVSAWVLLLILAIVAASGLGDVLTTEMNFLNSPESVQGDKLLEERLRGPAPVSETIVIRADDVTVDDPAFRAVVEQTTADLRSRSDMVGSVVNYYEALASDNPGAASMVSEDRHATVIPVTMIGELDQAEEHTDDFLAIVDGQGAPGIDVKTVGDLSINEAFNSIAEKDLQQAEVLGMPIALLILIVVFGALVAAGVPIILALVAIAVSLGITAVVGRAFELSFFVTNMITMIGLAVGIDYSLFIIERYREERRHGVEKHEAIAIAGGTASKAVVFSGMTVVLALMGMFLIPTTIFRSLGTGAVIVVLVSVAATLTLIPAFLSLLGDKLDWPRRRSYDAAAVERQKSYDTETIHRGFWGTITRVVMNHPVLAIALALTILLGAALPYTDIETGAAGVETLPASDVKDAYLELQRDFYVGVLTPVEIVVDGPATDPQVQASVDSLVAALADSHEFGPATVQVNDAGDLTLVSAPMAVDANSEEAYATVDRLRNEIVPDNFRGTSANVYVTGDSAFNADFNSLIERYTPIVFGFVLSLSFVLLMLAFRSVVVPITAIVMNLLSVGAAYGILVLVFQKGVGAGLLGFQQVPTIESWIPIFLFCVLFGLSMDYHVFLLSRIREHYDLTLKNRESVAVGLQATAKIITGAALIMVAVFAGFSSGNLVMMQQMGFGLAVAILLDATVVRSILVPATMRLLGGRNWYMPQWLHWLPDLRVEGVQRQVEPAYAQATSGDD; this is encoded by the coding sequence ATGGCGAATCTCTTCTCTACACGAGGCATATCGCAGGCCAGCGCGCGTCATCCGTGGCGCGTCGTCTCTGCCTGGGTATTGCTGCTCATCCTTGCCATCGTCGCCGCTTCCGGGCTCGGTGATGTTCTGACGACAGAGATGAATTTCCTCAACTCACCGGAGTCGGTTCAGGGCGACAAGCTCCTTGAGGAGCGCCTGCGCGGTCCAGCGCCAGTCAGCGAGACGATTGTCATCCGCGCAGACGACGTGACCGTCGACGACCCGGCGTTCCGCGCGGTCGTTGAGCAGACAACTGCCGACCTCCGCTCCCGCTCGGACATGGTCGGCTCCGTCGTGAACTACTACGAGGCGCTGGCCTCGGATAATCCGGGTGCGGCGAGCATGGTGTCTGAAGACCGGCACGCGACTGTCATCCCGGTGACAATGATCGGCGAGCTCGACCAGGCCGAAGAGCACACCGACGATTTCCTGGCCATCGTTGACGGGCAGGGCGCTCCGGGCATCGACGTCAAGACGGTCGGCGATCTGTCGATCAACGAGGCGTTCAACTCGATTGCCGAGAAGGACCTGCAACAGGCCGAAGTGCTCGGCATGCCGATCGCGCTGCTCATCCTGATCGTGGTCTTTGGCGCGCTGGTGGCTGCTGGTGTGCCGATCATCCTGGCGCTGGTGGCGATTGCCGTCTCGCTCGGCATCACGGCGGTCGTCGGGCGCGCGTTTGAGCTGTCGTTTTTCGTCACCAACATGATCACGATGATCGGTCTGGCGGTCGGGATCGACTACTCGCTGTTCATCATCGAGCGTTACCGTGAGGAACGCCGACACGGCGTTGAGAAGCACGAAGCAATCGCCATCGCCGGTGGCACCGCCTCGAAGGCGGTCGTCTTCTCCGGCATGACGGTCGTGCTGGCGCTGATGGGCATGTTCCTGATCCCGACGACGATCTTCCGCTCGCTCGGCACGGGCGCGGTGATCGTCGTGCTGGTGTCGGTCGCGGCGACGCTGACGCTGATCCCGGCATTCCTGTCGCTGCTCGGCGACAAGCTGGACTGGCCGCGACGCCGCTCGTATGACGCTGCCGCCGTCGAGCGTCAGAAGTCGTACGACACGGAGACGATTCACCGTGGCTTCTGGGGCACCATCACGCGCGTCGTGATGAATCACCCGGTGCTTGCCATCGCGCTGGCCCTGACGATCCTGCTCGGCGCGGCGCTGCCGTACACCGACATCGAGACCGGCGCTGCGGGTGTCGAGACGCTGCCCGCCAGCGACGTCAAGGACGCCTATCTGGAGCTGCAGCGCGATTTCTACGTCGGCGTGCTGACGCCAGTTGAGATCGTCGTCGATGGACCGGCGACTGATCCGCAGGTGCAGGCGAGTGTCGATTCGCTCGTTGCCGCGCTGGCTGATTCGCATGAGTTCGGCCCGGCGACGGTGCAGGTGAACGACGCCGGCGATCTGACGCTCGTGTCAGCGCCGATGGCGGTCGATGCCAACTCGGAAGAGGCGTACGCGACGGTCGATCGGTTGCGCAACGAGATCGTGCCGGACAACTTCCGTGGCACGAGTGCCAACGTCTACGTGACCGGCGACTCGGCCTTCAATGCTGACTTCAACAGCCTGATCGAACGCTATACGCCGATCGTGTTCGGCTTCGTGTTGAGTCTCAGCTTTGTGTTGTTGATGCTGGCATTCCGCTCGGTGGTCGTGCCGATCACGGCGATCGTCATGAACCTGCTCTCGGTCGGCGCGGCCTACGGCATCCTCGTGCTGGTCTTCCAGAAGGGCGTTGGGGCTGGCTTACTCGGCTTCCAGCAGGTGCCCACGATCGAATCGTGGATCCCGATCTTCCTGTTCTGCGTCCTGTTCGGCCTGTCGATGGACTACCACGTCTTCCTGCTGAGCCGGATCCGCGAGCACTACGATCTGACGTTGAAGAACCGCGAGTCGGTTGCGGTCGGTCTGCAGGCGACGGCGAAGATCATCACTGGTGCGGCGCTGATCATGGTCGCGGTCTTTGCCGGATTCTCATCGGGCAACCTGGTCATGATGCAGCAGATGGGCTTCGGCCTCGCCGTCGCCATCCTGCTCGATGCGACGGTCGTGCGATCGATCCTCGTGCCGGCCACGATGCGCTTGCTTGGTGGCCGCAACTGGTACATGCCGCAGTGGCTGCACTGGCTGCCGGATCTGCGGGTTGAAGGCGTACAGCGCCAGGTGGAGCCGGCCTACGCGCAGGCGACATCCGGCGACGACTAG
- a CDS encoding DUF983 domain-containing protein, translating to MNELVMLWRGLTMRCPVCGSGHLFRRWTSMVERCPRCGWSFEHEEGYWVGAMAFNIVITELIFTAMFVTVTIRTWPTLPVTELIIAGLALNLVMPIFLYPISKTIWAAVDLAFFNRLPPGRLQR from the coding sequence GTGAACGAGCTGGTCATGTTGTGGCGCGGATTGACCATGCGCTGCCCTGTCTGCGGGAGTGGTCATCTGTTTCGGCGCTGGACAAGCATGGTGGAGCGTTGCCCACGCTGTGGCTGGAGTTTCGAGCACGAAGAGGGCTACTGGGTCGGCGCGATGGCATTCAACATCGTGATTACCGAGCTGATCTTCACCGCGATGTTCGTCACCGTCACGATTCGGACCTGGCCGACACTGCCGGTCACGGAACTGATCATCGCCGGTCTCGCCCTGAACCTGGTCATGCCGATCTTCCTGTACCCGATTTCGAAGACGATCTGGGCCGCCGTCGACCTCGCCTTCTTCAACCGCCTGCCACCCGGACGGTTGCAGCGCTGA
- a CDS encoding AAA family ATPase, protein MTNHIGRRIIVIGSSGCGKTTLGSAVAERLGIPFVELDALHWDPNWTPAPDAVFQRRVRAAIEQDAWVLAGNYTSKQQHISWPHADTIIWLDLSLTTALRRSGLRSWRRWRTQEEIWNGNREIMRDHLAFWDPDRSLLTYTVLTHRRRRRQFEAALCDPRWSEITFVRLRSPAAVDRWLADLPARPDDGYAAQ, encoded by the coding sequence ATGACCAACCACATCGGCCGCCGCATCATCGTCATCGGCAGCTCCGGCTGTGGGAAGACAACGCTCGGAAGTGCAGTTGCCGAGCGACTGGGCATTCCGTTCGTCGAGCTGGACGCGCTCCACTGGGATCCGAACTGGACACCGGCACCCGACGCTGTCTTCCAACGGCGCGTTCGCGCTGCGATCGAGCAGGATGCCTGGGTGCTGGCCGGCAACTACACCTCGAAACAGCAGCACATCAGCTGGCCACACGCTGACACGATTATCTGGCTCGACCTGAGCCTGACAACCGCATTACGGCGTTCGGGGCTACGCAGCTGGCGGCGCTGGCGGACACAGGAGGAGATCTGGAACGGCAATCGGGAGATCATGCGCGATCACCTGGCGTTCTGGGATCCTGACCGCTCCCTGCTCACCTATACGGTCCTGACCCATCGGCGACGGCGGCGACAGTTCGAAGCCGCGCTGTGCGACCCGCGCTGGTCGGAGATCACGTTTGTACGGTTGCGTTCTCCCGCTGCGGTGGATCGCTGGCTTGCCGACCTTCCAGCACGGCCAGACGACGGCTACGCCGCGCAGTAG
- a CDS encoding DinB family protein, with protein sequence MTIWVTVIDSRTLRRIRSRVFGHRQASLADEASRYTMIDYEITLTDIRRAIRERILALPESAFDGDGAGDSSAGRVVARLCDTSSGLYLRVARDILNLPAIDRLPRPQHLSQIDALAALDDIDRELLEVLGTADEADLERRINDPHLGCVQLRDVLLALALHEDAHLGYLVGSQTAHCDSDGYCAA encoded by the coding sequence ATGACGATCTGGGTAACGGTGATCGATAGTCGCACCTTGCGCCGGATTCGATCGCGAGTCTTCGGCCACCGGCAGGCTTCGCTCGCCGATGAGGCGTCGCGCTACACGATGATCGACTACGAGATCACGCTGACCGACATTCGTCGCGCGATTCGTGAGCGCATCCTGGCGCTGCCGGAAAGTGCGTTTGACGGCGACGGCGCAGGCGATTCCTCGGCCGGTCGCGTTGTCGCCCGGCTGTGCGATACGTCGAGTGGTCTGTACTTGCGGGTTGCCCGCGACATTCTCAACCTGCCGGCAATCGACCGGCTGCCACGACCGCAGCATCTCTCGCAGATCGACGCGCTGGCCGCGCTCGACGACATCGACCGCGAGCTGCTGGAAGTGCTCGGCACAGCCGATGAGGCTGATCTGGAGCGGCGGATCAATGACCCGCATCTCGGGTGCGTGCAGTTGCGCGACGTGCTGCTGGCGCTGGCGCTCCACGAGGATGCCCACCTGGGCTACCTCGTGGGTTCGCAGACTGCCCACTGCGATTCGGATGGCTACTGCGCGGCGTAG
- a CDS encoding VOC family protein encodes MAHPIVHIEIPVKDADTGSGFYGELFGWKIAHHDEMNYVSFDPGDGVGGGFPVSDSDGTGNDGVLLYVGTDDIPGMLNQAETLGATVESTKAEIPGVGYMGVFRDPSGNRVALFTPLGEGREG; translated from the coding sequence GTGGCGCATCCAATCGTTCACATTGAGATTCCAGTCAAGGATGCCGACACAGGCAGCGGCTTCTACGGCGAGCTATTCGGATGGAAAATCGCGCATCACGATGAGATGAACTACGTGTCGTTTGACCCTGGGGACGGGGTCGGCGGCGGATTCCCGGTTAGCGACAGTGACGGAACCGGCAACGACGGAGTTCTTCTCTATGTGGGGACCGACGACATCCCCGGAATGCTGAACCAGGCCGAGACGCTTGGGGCGACGGTCGAGTCGACAAAGGCGGAAATCCCCGGTGTCGGCTACATGGGTGTCTTCCGCGATCCGTCCGGCAACCGGGTCGCACTGTTCACGCCGCTCGGTGAGGGCCGCGAGGGCTAG
- a CDS encoding ABC transporter permease, which produces MNTVMFRRWLQESRWSALGYGVGAAVYILVIVSVFPTVRNNSQQLNQLIEIYPEALKKAFGIDDISTLAGFLGAEALNVIWPIIVGVFAITAGSSVVAQEIADGTVDLWLSVPERRSRLLLGKVAALIVVAAVIVAISIAAIWIGAILVDESFAVSHYLAAFVTMLVLLVTMLAYSVLFSSFMSDRGRAAALAAVVTIGCYLAWIIASMSSTVSWLRHSIFSVYKPQAALADGTLQLGGLAILLAVSVVCIGAAVVLFARRDAIS; this is translated from the coding sequence ATGAATACCGTCATGTTCCGCCGCTGGTTACAGGAGTCGCGCTGGTCAGCGCTCGGCTACGGCGTCGGCGCTGCGGTGTACATCCTCGTCATCGTCTCGGTATTCCCAACTGTCCGCAACAATTCTCAACAGCTTAACCAGCTGATCGAGATCTACCCCGAGGCGCTGAAGAAGGCGTTTGGTATCGACGACATCTCGACACTGGCCGGCTTTCTGGGCGCTGAGGCGCTGAACGTCATCTGGCCGATCATCGTCGGCGTCTTCGCGATCACTGCCGGAAGCTCGGTCGTGGCTCAGGAGATCGCGGACGGCACGGTCGATCTCTGGCTGTCGGTGCCGGAGCGTCGCTCGCGGTTGCTGCTGGGGAAGGTCGCTGCGCTGATCGTGGTCGCTGCGGTCATCGTCGCTATCTCGATCGCGGCCATCTGGATCGGCGCGATCCTCGTCGATGAGTCGTTTGCAGTCTCCCACTACCTGGCAGCATTTGTAACAATGCTTGTTCTGTTGGTCACGATGCTGGCCTATTCGGTGCTGTTTTCGTCATTCATGAGTGACCGGGGCCGCGCTGCTGCCCTGGCGGCTGTCGTGACGATCGGTTGCTACCTCGCCTGGATCATCGCCAGCATGAGCAGCACGGTGAGCTGGTTGCGCCACTCGATCTTCTCCGTCTACAAGCCACAAGCAGCTCTGGCCGACGGCACATTGCAGCTTGGCGGGCTCGCCATTCTGCTTGCCGTCAGCGTCGTCTGCATTGGCGCTGCCGTGGTGCTGTTCGCCCGTCGCGACGCGATTAGCTAG
- a CDS encoding ABC transporter ATP-binding protein — protein sequence MEEAPIVVTHLTRSYGKRRGVIDLDFSVQPGEIFGFLGPNGAGKTTTIRLLMGMLRPGAGRARVFGLDCWSQAPEVKAKIGFLPGEIHLYERMTGSEFLDFFASFRGGHVPRRAELVERFELDVNARIRHLSKGNRQKLAIIQALMHDAPVLILDEPSSGLDPLMQVALIEALRDEQRRGKTLFLSSHMLNEVERVAHRIAIIREGRIVTIQDVDRLRETRERHMEVLLQQPVDAAVFDNLPGVRVLTTHADGLHVDLAVSGNPRELLGALSALPIEDLVYGPPDLESVFLRYYDSDQTAAALAGNDEGEARG from the coding sequence GTGGAGGAAGCGCCGATCGTAGTAACCCACCTCACTCGCTCCTACGGCAAGCGACGCGGTGTTATCGACCTCGACTTCAGCGTTCAACCCGGCGAGATCTTCGGCTTCCTCGGTCCCAACGGCGCAGGCAAGACGACGACGATCCGTCTTCTGATGGGCATGCTGCGTCCGGGGGCGGGTCGGGCACGCGTCTTCGGTCTGGATTGCTGGTCACAAGCGCCTGAGGTCAAGGCGAAGATCGGTTTCCTGCCCGGCGAGATTCACCTCTATGAGCGCATGACCGGCTCGGAGTTCCTGGACTTCTTCGCCAGCTTCCGTGGTGGGCACGTACCGCGACGAGCGGAGCTTGTCGAGCGGTTCGAGCTGGATGTCAACGCGCGTATCCGGCATCTGTCGAAAGGCAACCGCCAGAAGCTGGCGATCATCCAGGCGCTGATGCACGATGCGCCGGTCCTGATCCTTGATGAGCCGAGCAGCGGCCTGGACCCTCTCATGCAGGTTGCGTTGATCGAGGCGCTGCGTGATGAGCAGCGGCGCGGGAAGACACTGTTCCTCTCCAGCCACATGCTGAATGAGGTCGAACGCGTTGCCCATCGCATCGCGATCATCCGCGAGGGACGGATTGTGACGATCCAGGATGTCGACCGTTTGCGTGAGACACGAGAGCGCCACATGGAGGTGCTGCTACAGCAGCCGGTCGATGCGGCAGTGTTCGACAACCTGCCCGGCGTGCGCGTTCTGACGACGCATGCCGACGGTCTGCACGTCGATCTGGCGGTGAGCGGCAATCCGCGCGAGCTGCTGGGCGCGCTCAGCGCGCTGCCGATCGAGGATCTGGTCTACGGTCCGCCCGACCTGGAGAGTGTCTTCCTGCGCTACTACGACAGCGACCAAACTGCGGCGGCTCTGGCCGGGAATGACGAGGGCGAGGCGCGCGGATGA
- a CDS encoding HAD-IC family P-type ATPase, with amino-acid sequence MALQSVPAASADLDTRQHLVGLTDAEVEARRTRGEVNTVESQSSRSYRRILFENAITFVNVLLYVIVGFLLALGLYGDAFMTAILVVANVVIGTIQEARAKQKLDQIALLTRPVATVLRNGEQQEIEPGDIVVDDLLVLGQGDQVLVDGSVLRSTAMHVDESLLTGESDLVPKKIGDPVYSGSFCMTGSGVYRAEKVGANSMAHAITEQARAYRTVKTPLQHEVTLAVRVMLVLMLLLGVQVADTFRHIYTDVPMTESVRAAAVIVALVPQGLIFMVTVTYAMAAVRMSGKGALIQRMNAVESTSQVGVLCLDKTGTLTTNELQVRELVPIGMDDAELRTALGDFAASASSGNRTSTAIQTACPSAGRAVQVEVPFSSKTKWSAVAFDDGAWVLGAPEMLLPALDNGADIAARVDEWADQGYRVLLFARAGDDSELARGSDRQVLPECLTAAGLICISDELRPEAADTIARFAEEGIALKIISGDNPDTVAALAKQAGMPGDLALVSGMELDTVSDADLGELVERATVFGRIAPEQKQRIVRELRKRGHYVAMIGDGVNDVLALKQANLAISVRSGSQVARSVADVVLLEDSFAALPEAFREGQRILKGMQDIIRLFLVRALYTSLMIFGSTRLGLEFPTTPKQSGLVAMVTVGVPVLFLALWARPGATPRRLIPSAGYFVVPAAASIAVAGLAIYAAVLSIGGTLEEARTAITIVSIVCGLMLLPFLSPPTDAWVGGDELTGDWRPTLMAAALLVLFVAGMNIAPARDFYEITGLSLSSYLIIGFVVVGWASMLRLFWRLQLLQRLVAAIRLRWGAMRVWFRRFRKHDPAVEAASD; translated from the coding sequence TTGGCTTTACAGTCAGTCCCGGCCGCCTCGGCTGATCTCGATACCAGACAACACCTCGTTGGGCTGACCGATGCCGAGGTTGAGGCGCGCCGCACCCGCGGCGAGGTCAACACCGTCGAGTCGCAGTCCAGCCGTTCCTATCGACGCATCCTCTTCGAGAATGCGATCACCTTCGTCAACGTCCTGCTCTACGTCATCGTCGGCTTCCTGCTGGCGCTCGGCCTGTATGGCGACGCCTTCATGACAGCGATTCTCGTCGTTGCCAACGTGGTGATTGGCACCATTCAGGAGGCGCGGGCGAAGCAAAAGCTGGACCAGATCGCGCTGCTGACGAGGCCGGTCGCGACGGTGCTGCGCAATGGCGAGCAGCAGGAGATCGAGCCCGGCGACATCGTTGTCGACGACCTGCTGGTACTCGGCCAGGGCGATCAGGTGCTGGTCGATGGCTCCGTCCTGCGCTCGACCGCCATGCACGTCGACGAGTCGTTGCTGACTGGCGAATCCGACCTCGTGCCGAAGAAGATCGGCGACCCGGTCTACTCCGGCAGCTTCTGCATGACCGGCAGCGGCGTTTACCGCGCCGAGAAGGTCGGCGCGAACAGCATGGCCCACGCGATCACCGAGCAGGCGCGCGCCTACCGCACGGTCAAGACGCCGTTGCAGCACGAAGTGACGCTGGCCGTGCGGGTGATGTTGGTGCTGATGCTGCTGCTCGGCGTGCAGGTCGCCGACACGTTCCGCCATATCTACACCGATGTGCCGATGACCGAATCCGTCCGCGCGGCGGCGGTCATCGTCGCGCTCGTTCCGCAGGGGTTGATCTTCATGGTGACGGTCACCTACGCGATGGCCGCTGTGCGGATGTCCGGCAAGGGCGCGCTGATTCAGCGCATGAACGCGGTCGAATCGACGAGCCAGGTGGGAGTGCTCTGCCTCGATAAGACCGGCACGCTGACGACGAACGAGCTGCAGGTTCGTGAGCTGGTGCCGATCGGCATGGACGACGCCGAACTACGGACTGCGCTGGGTGACTTCGCCGCCAGTGCCTCGTCCGGCAACCGCACAAGTACCGCGATCCAGACCGCCTGCCCGAGCGCCGGACGTGCGGTGCAGGTCGAGGTGCCGTTCTCCTCGAAGACGAAGTGGAGCGCGGTCGCGTTCGATGACGGTGCCTGGGTGCTGGGCGCGCCGGAGATGCTGTTGCCGGCGCTCGACAATGGTGCCGACATCGCGGCGCGGGTAGATGAGTGGGCCGATCAGGGCTATCGGGTGCTTCTCTTCGCGCGCGCCGGTGATGATAGCGAGCTGGCCCGAGGCAGCGATCGGCAGGTGCTGCCGGAGTGTCTGACAGCGGCCGGACTGATCTGTATCAGCGACGAGCTGCGACCGGAGGCGGCTGACACGATCGCGCGCTTTGCCGAAGAGGGCATCGCGCTGAAGATCATCTCCGGCGACAACCCCGACACGGTGGCGGCCCTGGCGAAGCAGGCAGGTATGCCGGGCGATCTCGCGCTCGTCTCCGGCATGGAGCTGGATACAGTGTCCGACGCCGACCTCGGCGAGCTGGTCGAGCGCGCGACCGTATTCGGGCGGATCGCGCCGGAGCAGAAGCAGCGGATTGTCCGCGAGCTGCGGAAGCGCGGCCACTACGTCGCGATGATCGGCGACGGCGTCAACGATGTGCTGGCGCTGAAGCAGGCGAACCTGGCCATCTCCGTCCGGAGCGGCAGTCAGGTCGCGCGTAGCGTCGCCGATGTCGTGTTGCTGGAGGATTCGTTCGCCGCGCTGCCGGAGGCATTCCGCGAGGGCCAGCGAATCCTTAAGGGTATGCAGGACATCATTCGGCTGTTCCTGGTGCGAGCGCTCTACACATCGCTGATGATCTTCGGCAGTACGCGGCTGGGGCTGGAGTTTCCGACGACACCGAAGCAAAGCGGCCTGGTTGCGATGGTGACAGTCGGTGTGCCGGTGCTCTTCCTGGCGCTGTGGGCGCGGCCCGGTGCGACGCCGCGCCGCCTGATCCCTTCGGCCGGCTACTTCGTCGTGCCGGCGGCCGCCAGTATTGCCGTCGCCGGGCTGGCGATCTATGCCGCTGTGCTCTCGATTGGCGGCACGCTGGAAGAGGCGCGCACGGCGATCACGATTGTCTCGATCGTCTGCGGTCTGATGCTGCTGCCGTTCCTCTCGCCGCCGACCGATGCCTGGGTCGGAGGCGACGAGCTGACCGGCGACTGGCGACCGACATTGATGGCCGCTGCATTGCTGGTGTTGTTCGTGGCGGGAATGAACATCGCCCCGGCACGCGACTTCTACGAGATCACTGGCTTGTCGCTTTCCAGCTACCTCATCATCGGATTCGTTGTCGTTGGCTGGGCGTCGATGTTGCGACTATTCTGGCGGCTGCAATTGCTGCAGCGGCTCGTCGCAGCAATCCGCTTGCGGTGGGGTGCAATGCGCGTCTGGTTCAGACGATTCCGCAAGCACGACCCGGCGGTTGAGGCGGCTTCTGACTGA